A part of Chlorocebus sabaeus isolate Y175 chromosome 28, mChlSab1.0.hap1, whole genome shotgun sequence genomic DNA contains:
- the LOC140710623 gene encoding putative oncomodulin-2 isoform X1: MSITDVLSADDIAAALQECQDPDTFEPQKFFQTSGLSKMSASQVKDVFRFIDNDQSGYLDEEELKFFLQKFESGARELTESETKSLMAAADNDGDGKIGAEEFQEMVHS, translated from the exons ATGAGCATCACGGACGTGCTCAGTGCTGACGACATTGCAGCAGCCCTCCAGGAATGCCAAG ACCCAGACACTTTTGAACCCCAAAAATTCTTCCAGACGTCAGGCCTCTCCAAGATGTCAGCCAGTCAGGTGAAGGACGTTTTCCGGTTCATAGACAACGACCAGAGCGGGTACCTGGATGAAGAAGAGCTTAA GTTTTTCCTCCAGAAGTTTGAGAGTGGTGCCAGAGAACTGACCGAGTCAGAAACCAAGTCCTTGATGGCTGCTGCGGATAACGATGGAGATGGAAAAATTGGAGCAGAGG AATTCCAGGAAATGGTGCACTCTTAA
- the LOC140710623 gene encoding putative oncomodulin-2 isoform X2 has translation MSASQVKDVFRFIDNDQSGYLDEEELKFFLQKFESGARELTESETKSLMAAADNDGDGKIGAEEFQEMVHS, from the exons ATGTCAGCCAGTCAGGTGAAGGACGTTTTCCGGTTCATAGACAACGACCAGAGCGGGTACCTGGATGAAGAAGAGCTTAA GTTTTTCCTCCAGAAGTTTGAGAGTGGTGCCAGAGAACTGACCGAGTCAGAAACCAAGTCCTTGATGGCTGCTGCGGATAACGATGGAGATGGAAAAATTGGAGCAGAGG AATTCCAGGAAATGGTGCACTCTTAA